In one Gopherus evgoodei ecotype Sinaloan lineage chromosome 1, rGopEvg1_v1.p, whole genome shotgun sequence genomic region, the following are encoded:
- the SMO gene encoding smoothened homolog — protein MPKCEDGQVELPSQTLCQATRGPCTIVERERGWPDFLKCTTDRFPEGCPNEVQNLKFNSSGHCEAPLVQTDNPKSWYEDVEGCGIQCQNPLFTEHEHRDMHLYIATFSSVTIFCTFFTLATFVADWKNSNRYPAVILFYVNACFFVGSIGWLAQFMDGARGEIVCRADGTMRLGEPTSNETLSCVIIFVIVYYSLMSGVIWFVMLTYAWHTSFKALGTTYQPLLGKTSYFHLVTWSIPFVLTVAILAVAQVDGDSVSGICFVGYKNYRYRAGFVLAPIGLVLIVGGYFLIRGVMTLFSIKSNHPGLLSEKAASKINETMLRLGIFGFLAFGFVLITFACHFYDFFNQAEWERSFREYVLCEANVTIAIQTNKPIPNCEIKNRPSLLVEKINLFAMFGTGISMSTWVWTKATLLIWKRTWCRLTGQSDDEPKRIKKSRMIAKAFSKRKELLRNPEQEVSFSMRTVSHDGPVAGLAFDISEPSADVSSAWAQHVTKMVARRGAILPQDISVTPVATPVPPDERANLWVVDAEISPELEKRASRKKRRRRKKKEVCPLGPALCDVGYFTPPARSAVPRLPKLPQQKCLVANPRESQLGEEVLPPGSYPGLRFSAFQHEGLLPQDNPARSRKHDSFHLISNPFCPETGPQEDLALQGSVRCFLARQQHNGLFRLPATGLDPGALPGGSIPGGPRTHGRRPGFAPIHSQTNLMDAELLDADSDF, from the exons AACGAGGTGCAGAACCTCAAGTTCAACAGCTCGGGCCATTGCGAGGCCCCGCTGGTGCAGACGGACAACCCCAAGAGCTGGTACGAGGACGTGGAGGGCTGCGGCATCCAGTGCCAGAACCCCCTCTTCACGGAGCACGAGCATCGCGACATGCACCTTTACATCGCCACCTTCAGCTCCGTCACCATCTTCTGCACCTTCTTCACCCTG GCCACATTTGTTGCCGACTGGAAGAACTCGAACCGTTACCCGGCCGTCATCCTCTTCTACGTCAACGCCTGCTTTTTCGTGGGCAGCATCGGCTGGCTGGCACAGTTCATGGATGGAGCCCGCGGGGAGATCGTGTGCCGAGCCGACGGCACCATGCGGCTGGGAGAGCCGAC CTCCAACGAGACCCTCTCCTGCGTGATCATCTTCGTCATCGTCTACTACTCGCTGATGTCGGGGGTGATCTGGTTCGTCATGCTGACCTACGCCTGGCACACCTCCTTCAAAGCACTGGGCACCACCTACCAGCCGCTGCTCGGCAAGACCTCCTACTTCCACCTGGTCACCTGGTCCATCCCCTTTGTCCTCACTGTCGCCATCCTGGCCGTCGCCCAG GTGGACGGAGACTCGGTCAGCGGCATCTGCTTTGTGGGCTACAAGAACTATCGATACCGCGCTGGCTTCGTCCTGGCTCCCATCGGCCTGGTGCTGATCGTGGGAGGCTATTTCCTGATCCGAG gTGTCATGACTCTGTTCTCCATCAAAAGCAACCACCCCGGCCTGCTGAGTGAGAAAGCTGCCAGCAAAATCAATGAGACCATGTTACGGCTGG GCATCTTTGGCTTCCTGGCCTTCGGCTTCGTCCTCATCACCTTCGCCTGCCACTTCTACGACTTCTTCAACCAGGCTGAGTGGGAGCGGAGCTTCCGGGAGTACGTCCT GTGCGAAGCGAACGTGACGATCGCCATCCAAACCAACAAGCCGATCCCAAACTGCGAGATCAagaaccggcccagcctgctggtggagaagatCAACCTCTTTGCCATGTTCGGCACCGGCATTTCCATGAGCACCTGGGTGTGGACCAAAGCCACCCTCCTCATCTGGAAGCGCACCTGGTGCAG gcTGACCGGCCAGAGCGACGATGAACCCAAGAGGATCAAGAAAAGCAGGATGATCGCCAAGGCCTTCTCCAAGCGGAAGGAGCTGCTGCGCAACCCGGAGCAGGAGGTGTCCTTCAGCATGCGCACCGTCTCGCACGACGGGCCCGTGG CTGGCCTGGCTTTCGACATCAGTGAGCCCTCAGCTGACGTATCCTCAGCTTGGGCCCAGCACGTCACCAAGATGGTGGCCAGGAGAGGGGCTATCCTGCCGCAGGACATCTCCGTCACGCCCGTGGCGACACCGG TGCCGCCGGACGAAAGGGCGAACCTGTGGGTGGTGGATGCAGAGATCTCGCCCGAGCTGGAGAAGAGAGCCAGCcgcaagaagaggaggaggaggaagaagaaggaaGTCTGCCCTCTGGGGCCTGCCCTCTGCGATGTGGGCTACTTCACCCCGCCGGCCCGCAGTGCCGTCCCTCGCCTGCCCAAGCTGCCACAGCAGAAGTGCCTGGTCGCCAACCCCAGGGAGTCTCAGCTTGGGGAAGAGGTGCTGCCCCCGGGCTCCTACCCTGGCCTGAGGTTCAGCGCCTTCCAGCACGAAGGCCTCTTGCCCCAGGACAACCCGGCCAGGTCCAGGAAACACGACTCCTTCCATCTGATCAGCAACCCCTTCTGCCCCGAGACCGGGCCCCAGGAAGATCTGGCCCTCCAGGGCAGCGTGCGGTGCTTCCTGGCACGCCAGCAGCACAACGGCTTGTTCCGGCTCCCCGCCACGGGCCTGGATCCTGGCGCCCTGCCCGGTGGGAGCATCCCCGGCGGGCCAAGGACTCATGGCAGGAGGCCAGGCTtcgcccccatccactcccagacAAACCTCATGGATGCCGAGCTGCTGGATGCCGATTCAGACTTTTAG